In Archangium violaceum, the following are encoded in one genomic region:
- a CDS encoding oxygenase MpaB family protein gives MTDERWTNEFLDAMREQCDPPADEAVRSLFAQGMVGSANGLMKQLVAHESVTAEQLPVPLRGYFEQSAKLPSWADKELIREGQAVFSRCGPLSVVALVCASLPICYAGAEGVQVLHMTARLQTDTQRRIVETAQMVVDVMSPGGLEHDGWGIRDAQKVRLMHAAVRHLIRQSGRWNPEWGQPINQEDMAGTLVTFSVVTIRALVKLGYTLSAREAQAYYHAWRVVGYVMGVDERLLPESFEDGEVLTDVILGRVLHACPEGQAMTKALIDLLEHIIPGNLFDGLSSTLIRYLVGEKTAELIAVPPSDWTRALVKPLKLLGWVMDESDEQNIVAEKLSELFGRKLLEGIVWVGRGGERPPFRIPDSLRETWNVRSREQQL, from the coding sequence ATGACGGACGAGCGCTGGACGAACGAGTTCCTGGATGCCATGCGCGAGCAGTGTGATCCGCCGGCCGACGAGGCGGTGCGGAGCCTCTTCGCGCAGGGGATGGTGGGCTCGGCCAACGGGCTGATGAAGCAGCTGGTGGCCCACGAGTCGGTGACGGCGGAGCAGCTGCCGGTGCCGCTGCGCGGCTACTTCGAGCAGAGCGCGAAGCTGCCCTCGTGGGCGGACAAGGAGCTCATCCGCGAGGGGCAGGCGGTGTTCAGCCGGTGTGGCCCGCTGTCGGTGGTGGCGCTGGTGTGCGCGAGTCTGCCCATCTGTTACGCGGGCGCCGAGGGCGTGCAGGTGCTGCACATGACGGCGCGCCTGCAGACGGACACCCAGCGGCGCATCGTGGAGACGGCGCAGATGGTGGTGGACGTGATGAGCCCCGGGGGGCTCGAGCACGACGGGTGGGGAATCCGGGACGCGCAGAAGGTGCGGCTGATGCACGCCGCCGTGCGCCACCTCATCCGTCAGAGCGGCCGGTGGAATCCCGAGTGGGGCCAGCCCATCAACCAGGAGGACATGGCGGGCACGCTGGTGACGTTCTCGGTGGTGACGATCCGCGCGCTGGTGAAGCTGGGCTACACGCTCTCGGCGCGCGAGGCGCAGGCCTACTATCACGCGTGGCGGGTGGTGGGTTACGTGATGGGCGTGGACGAGCGCCTGCTGCCGGAGTCGTTCGAGGACGGCGAGGTCCTCACGGACGTCATCCTGGGGCGCGTGTTGCACGCATGCCCCGAGGGCCAGGCGATGACGAAGGCCCTCATCGATCTGCTGGAGCACATCATCCCCGGCAACCTCTTCGATGGGTTGAGCAGCACGCTCATCCGCTACCTGGTGGGGGAGAAGACAGCGGAGCTGATCGCCGTGCCGCCGTCGGACTGGACGCGAGCGCTGGTGAAGCCGCTGAAGCTGCTGGGGTGGGTGATGGACGAGAGCGACGAGCAGAACATCGTGGCGGAGAAGCTCAGCGAGCTGTTCGGGCGCAAGCTGCTGGAGGGCATCGTCTGGGTGGGACGAGGGGGAGAGCGTCCGCCGTTCCGAATCCCCGACTCCCTGCGAGAGACGTGGAACGTGCGCAGCCGGGAGCAGCAGCTCTAA
- a CDS encoding sensor histidine kinase: MEVTAHERLCRNLQRTARLQGGIVLLVGLVVFAAWLFDISSLKGLRPGLPTMKANTALCFMLSGSTLVLLSFSRPSVFRQWAVRVGAGLLILISGPTLAQYIFGVDLGIDQLLVRDPVLGVELGHPGRMAPNTAICFLLLGVSLLSIELKTRVVGWPAQYLAALAGVISLVGFLGYLYGLREFTGISRYAQMAVHTTVCFLLLSVGVFSARPDRGFMKVVTHSGLGGVLSRWLLPPAFILPILQAGLVLAGYQAEAYSLPFAVALIATVNVLTFAGLVWGAAFALDREEARRLRGEEERIRLVEREQAARAEAEAQQRERARAEAAEREARNAVRTREEVLAVVSHDLKNPLGSISLTVQLLRRLIPEGEVGERMRNHTGTIERSVQRMDRLIRDLLDMASLQAGRLKLDLGQYGVDDLVREGLALLEPLAIQKRIELRTRLPRERCRVSCDRDRVFQVLSNLVGNALKFTPEGGSVTVVVECGEEFVRFRVHDTGPGISAEALPHLFQPFWQAEGTGKKGTGLGLFISWGLVQAHGGSVEVESEEGQGSTFSFTLPRASRPAERERPPEPPVH; this comes from the coding sequence ATGGAGGTGACGGCCCACGAGCGTCTGTGTCGGAACCTCCAGCGGACCGCGCGACTCCAGGGCGGCATCGTCCTGCTCGTGGGACTGGTGGTGTTCGCCGCGTGGTTGTTCGACATCTCCTCGCTCAAGGGGCTGCGGCCGGGCCTGCCGACGATGAAGGCCAACACGGCCCTGTGCTTCATGCTCTCCGGAAGCACGCTGGTGTTGTTGAGCTTCTCCCGCCCCAGCGTCTTCAGACAGTGGGCGGTGCGGGTCGGCGCGGGGCTCCTCATCCTCATCTCGGGCCCGACACTCGCCCAGTACATCTTCGGGGTGGACCTCGGCATCGACCAGCTTCTCGTGAGGGACCCCGTCCTCGGCGTGGAGCTCGGCCATCCGGGGCGCATGGCTCCCAACACCGCCATCTGCTTCCTCCTGCTCGGGGTGTCGCTCCTCAGCATCGAGCTGAAGACGCGGGTGGTCGGGTGGCCCGCGCAGTACCTCGCCGCGCTCGCGGGAGTCATCTCGCTGGTGGGCTTCTTGGGCTACCTCTACGGGCTGCGGGAGTTCACCGGCATCAGCCGCTACGCGCAGATGGCGGTGCACACCACGGTGTGCTTCCTGCTGTTGTCCGTGGGCGTCTTCAGTGCCCGTCCGGACCGCGGCTTCATGAAGGTCGTCACCCACTCGGGCCTGGGCGGGGTGCTCTCCCGCTGGTTGCTGCCGCCCGCGTTCATCCTCCCCATCCTCCAGGCCGGGCTGGTGCTCGCGGGCTACCAGGCGGAGGCCTACTCGCTGCCATTCGCCGTGGCGCTCATCGCCACCGTGAACGTCCTCACCTTCGCCGGGCTGGTGTGGGGGGCCGCGTTCGCGCTGGACCGGGAGGAGGCCCGGCGCCTGCGGGGCGAGGAGGAGCGGATCCGTCTGGTGGAACGGGAGCAGGCCGCGCGTGCCGAGGCCGAGGCCCAGCAACGCGAGCGTGCCCGGGCCGAGGCCGCCGAGCGGGAAGCGCGCAACGCGGTCCGCACCCGCGAGGAGGTGCTGGCCGTGGTGAGCCACGACCTGAAGAACCCGCTGGGCAGCATCTCGTTGACCGTCCAGCTCCTGCGCCGGCTCATCCCCGAGGGCGAGGTGGGTGAGCGGATGCGCAACCACACGGGCACCATCGAGCGCTCGGTGCAGCGGATGGACCGGCTCATCCGGGACCTGCTGGACATGGCCAGCCTCCAGGCGGGCCGGTTGAAGCTGGACCTCGGGCAGTACGGGGTGGACGACCTGGTGCGCGAGGGTCTGGCGCTGCTCGAGCCCCTGGCCATCCAGAAGCGGATTGAATTGCGGACGCGGCTGCCCCGGGAGCGCTGCCGGGTGAGCTGCGACCGGGACCGCGTCTTCCAGGTGCTGTCCAACCTGGTGGGCAATGCCCTCAAGTTCACCCCCGAGGGTGGGAGCGTGACGGTGGTGGTGGAGTGCGGGGAGGAGTTCGTGCGCTTCCGCGTGCACGACACCGGCCCGGGCATCTCCGCCGAAGCGCTGCCCCACCTCTTCCAGCCCTTCTGGCAGGCGGAGGGGACGGGGAAGAAGGGCACGGGGCTCGGCCTCTTCATCAGCTGGGGGCTGGTGCAGGCCCATGGTGGCTCGGTGGAGGTGGAGAGCGAGGAGGGGCAGGGGAGCACGTTCTCCTTCACGCTGCCCCGGGCCTCGCGCCCGGCCGAGCGGGAGCGGCCCCCCGAGCCGCCGGTGCACTGA